The DNA window TTAGCCGGTCATTATATTACCGATGATTTTTCAGATCCCTTAAAATTTCAATTTGATTCTAATTCCTTAGACTTAGTTGTGCCCGCAGGCGGATATTTGCTTTTATGGGCCAGCGGTGACACTTCCAGAGGGGAGTTTCATATACCTTTCAGGCTTTCAATTTCCGGGGATGCCGTTGGCTTGTATCGCTATGATACGGAGGATGTGATTGATACGATGAGCTTTGATTTTATCCCTACTGATGTTTCATTCGGCAGGTATCAGGATACTCTCAGGCGATTTTTTCAAACACCAACACCTGAAGCGCCTAATACATCACAGGCTTATACCGGCATATTAGATCCTCCGGTATTTTCACACCCGGCAGGCTTTTATTCCAATAGCTTTCAATTAGGTATTTCTCATACAAATCCGGACGTTACCATAAAATATACTTTAGACGGCAGCAATCCTGATAATAATGGAGTAGTTTATTCAAACTCCATTTCAATTTATGACAGAAGCAGTGAGCCAAATAATATTTCCTTAATCCCAACTAATACTTGGCATTCGGGACATAGTCAAGGGTGGAATCCTCCGGATGGCTTAATTTCTAAAGGAAATGTCGTGAAAGCCAGAGCTTATCATCCCGAAAAAATAGATGCTTCTGCAAAAGGAACATTTTTTGTTTTTCCGGACAGTTCTGACGCCTATTCATTTCCGGTAATTTCCATAATAACAGACAGTTTAAACCTATTTGATGCCGATACAGGGATTTATATTCCCGGTTCAAACTCTATCCCAAATCAATATGAATCGAATAATTTTGCCGGCAGAGGAATAGAATGGGAAAGAAAAGCTCATTTTGAATATTTTGATACTTATGGTGATTTAAAGCTTTCACAAGGGGTCGGTTTACGTATACATGGCGCATACTCCAGAAGCTTTCCGCAAAAATCTCTTCGAGTTTATGCCCGAAATTTGTATGGGAATAACCATTTGGAATATCCTTTTTTTGATGAAATACCGGATGATGCTTTTCGACGAATTATTCTCAGAAATTCAGGTAATGACTGGAATTGGACAATGTTTAGAGATGCCGTAGCACAAAGTCTTGTTTCCCATTTTAATATGGATGTGCAGGCAACACAACCTACAATTACATTTATAAACGGCGAATACTGGGGCGTTCATAACATTAGAGAACGATACGATAAGCATTACTTAAACAGGGTTTATGGCGTAGATCCTGAAAATATTGACCTTTTGGAAGGAGTTGCAGTTGTAAAAGAAGGAGACTCTGTATTTTTTACTGATATGCTAGACTTTTTGGATAATAATGACCTCACTGATGACAGCATTTATTCTATTGCTAAAACTATGCTGGATGTTGATAATTTTATGGATTATAACAGTGCCCAGGTATACTTTGGAAATACAGACTGGCCTCATAACAATATCGATTACTGGAGGCTGCGTGTACCTTATGATTCTACAGCACCAAAAGGCCATGACGGTCGCTTTCGCTGGTTATTGTATGATGTTGACAGATCACTTGGGTTTACTCCTGCATCAACTGATATGATGACCATAATTACCAGTACCGCTCCGGATGAAATTGAAGCTACCGTAATTATGCGCAACCTAATCCAAAATCAGAATTTTCAATATGATTTCATAAACCGTATGGCAGACCATCTGAATACTGTTTTTAAGGAAGATTATGTTCTTAATCGCATACTTGAATTTGAAGATTATTATGATTCAGAAATGAGTGAACACAGTAGTAGGTGGCGGAGACCAAGTAGTTACAGCCAATGGCAATTTCGAGTAAGTGTTATGAAAACCGCAGCAAGTCAAAGACCCGGCCATGTCAGAAATCACATTCGCAATTACTTTAACATTTCTCAACTTCATGATCTAACTATAGACGTGTCAAATACTGCTAAAGGAAAAGTACAAATTAACTCCATTTTAATTGATGGGGAAAGTCCGGGTGTGGATACTCACCCCTACCCCTGGACCGGTAAATATTTTGATGGAGTGCCATTAAAACTAAAAGCCATTCCCGATTCAGGTTATATTTTCTCTCACTGGGAGATAGATACTCAAAGTTTGTATTCTTCATCAATTAATTATGTCTTAAATAATCAGCAAACGATTATTGCACATTTTGAAGCAGACAGCAGTTTGTTTGATTGTGGAAATGAAACATCTTTTGTATTGACTTGTCCTTATTCTTTTGACTATTGGTCTGAAAATGCTGATACCGGATCGTTTCCATTGGCCATGAATTTTGTATATATGGATCAGCAAGACCCCGGTATAGATGCTGAAATTGACGGAATAACCTACGGTGAATATAATCTGGATAACAGAACACGCATACTGGGCTTAAATCAACAGGGAGTAGGATTTATTAATACCGGCAATGCAGACGGAAATCCCGGATATCCCGGAACCCGATTGGGTGGTGCTATTTTGCGTATAAACACTACAGAGGTAGATGATGCTCATATTCAATGGACAGGCGGAACTGTTTTGGCTCAATCAAGGAAATATAACATCCGTTTACAATACAGAATTGGTAGTCAGGGTGCTTTTATTGATTTTACAGATGAAAACGGGCAAATCGTGGAGTATGAAGGAAATCTAAATGATGGTCATGATAGTATTTTTGGGCCTTACAATCTTCCGGAACATCTTATCAATCAGGAATGTATTGAATTTTTCTGGAGGTATTATTATAGCGGTGAACGTTTATCTCAAAGTTCCGGTGCCCGTGACTTATTGCGAATTGACGACATTATAGTTGCTCCCGGTGAAGCTCCTGAAAATCCTATTATTCCGGATAACCTTATTCAGGAATTTGATATAGGTGGCCCACCTGAAGTAAATTTACACGATACCGTTACTTTGTTTACAATTTTTAATCCTGAATTCAATTATGATTGGCATGTTTTAAATGGAGCGGTAGTGGACGAATCAAATGATTACAGCATAATTGTTACCTGGTTGGAAGAAGGTAACGGAGAAGTCGGACTAACAGTCAGTGATAGTTTTAACTGCTCATATACAAGTTATTTTCCGGTATTGATTCATCCACAGGAAGAAGATGACACAACTTCAGTAAATGAAATAAAAGCGGATGAAAACTATATAAACATATACCCCAATCCCAATGATGGTGTTTTTAATATTGAAATTGAAAGCAATCAGACAAATAGATACGAAGTGAAATTATATAATGTTTACGGTCGATTGGAAGGCGTTTATAAGCTTCAATCCAATCAAACCAAAATTGTTAATACTGATTTACCACCCGGCATTTATTTCTTAGAATTTAAAAACTTAGACAATACTTCGATAGAAAAAAGATTCAAAAAGATCGTATTACATTGATGCTATAAATGTGTTTAAAAAAAGCAGCTTAATTGATAATTACTTCAATTTCATTAGTTCTCAAACGGGCATCAACTATACTCTCATGTGTTACTTCAACATACCATTGCCCTGAATGACTTGCATCTGCACTTTCAATTAAAAGCAAAGGTTCTTCAGTTTCAGCTATTAGTTCACCATCTCTATACCACTGATAAAGCAAAATGCTCCCGTTTAAATCAACTTCTATTTGCAGAGCATTGCCATTTTCTGAACTAATATTCTCTAAAAGCACAATTGGCTTTTGCTCTGAAGTGGCAAGCACAAATCCGTTGTTTACAATAGTTTCCATTACATCAAACTGAAAATAGTTTTGCTGTATGCTAAACTCCGGGCGGGTTACAAATTGATTTTCTGAAAGATCGGGAAATCCGGTAAGTTGATTATTATCAACCTGAAATTCATGTAAATACGTCAGGTTCAATAATTCATCAGGTATAGCACCGGTAAAATTATTGTAACCAATAGCAATAGAACGTAAATTTTTCAACTCAAACAACTCTTTAGGTATTTCTCCTTCAAGTCCGGTATTCCAAAGGTATAAAAACTCTAAGTTTTTAAGATTGGTCAATATCATGGGAAATTCGCCTCCCAATTTATTGTGATTTAATGATAAGCCTTTCAGGTTTGTCATATTGCCGATTTCTTCCGGTACAGACGTTAAACCTGTTTTATTGTAATAAAGAATTTCCAGCTTTGGCAATTCAGTTAAAAAAAGAGGAAACTCTTCTCCCCAATTATTATGACCTATGTGCATTTCTGTCACATTTATTAAATCTTTCATTGACTCCGGTAATGGACCGCTAAAATCATTTCCTGCAATATCCATATATTCCAGATTTTTCAGATTTCCTATTTCAGGTGGTAACATGCCTGACAATTGATTATCCCAGATTATAAGTTCCTTAAGATTTTCAAGACTCCCCCATTCGGCAGGCAATTCTCCGGTAAACTCATTAGAATTGAGTGCCAGGTATATCAGGTTCTCCAGCTTTCCATAAGATGGAGGAAGCTCACCGGAAAGATTATTCGTTTGAAGGTATAAATCTCGTAGATTAATTAACTCTCCCCATGATTCAGGTAATGATCCGGAAAAATTATTAATTCCAAAACCAATAACTTCAAGCGAAGTTAATTCAGACAAAAAGTCCGGCAGAGGACCTGACAGTTGATTATCGGTGACTGAAATATCTTTAAGGTGTTTTAAATTTCTAAAAGATTCCGGAAAATTGCCTTTAATATTATTTTCATTAAAATTAAATTCTTTTAAAAAAGTCAGATCGCCCATTTCTTCAGGTAATTCACCAGTCATACCGTTTCTCCATAAATTCAGCCGGGTTACCCTAAAACCTTCATCCGAAATTTCTTCTACTGTTACTCCACTCCAACTTGAAACAGGGAAATTTTTACTCCAATTTCTCCAGAAAGTCCAATTTTCACCTTCTAACGCTTCATAAATTGCTAATAAAGCCAGTGAATCCTGTTCGGCTACCTGTGATTTGACAATTTTAAAAGAACTGCTAAGTGCTATTGTCATGAAGACAAATAATATGACAAAATGTTTTTTCATAAAAAGTATAAAAAGGTTGAATAAAAATGAAAGTCGGCAAAAATAAAAAACAATTGTAATGTGGTTCAATATTTATGTAGAAATCACTTCAAATAATTTAATAAGGCATAATAGCTATAATTCATCAGTCACTATTTATTGGAGAAATATCGTTTTAAAATCGCTCTAAACAACCACCCATTTATTACTAATGCAATTAATTTTAAAGATAAAGTAGAACATATAATTTTAGTCATTAAATGCAAAAAGCTTTTCATACTAATGGCTAAAATTAATATGTATATTTCGTTCAACAATTAATTAGTTACCCAAACAATTACTATTTTAGACCGTAAAAATGATTATATATAAATATAGATCGTAAAAAATTCAACATGCAATCCCTTAGTAAAATAAGTGAAAATCAATATAAAATAATCTTTAATGAACTTGATGCAAATTCCCGCCTTTTGCTGTTAAAAGATTTTGATGAGCTGAAAGCTGAAGACAAAAATACGATTTACTTAAATTTTGATAATGTTAAACATATCAACAACTCCGGTATGCTCGCTTTAATAGAACTGAATCAAGCAGCAATTAAAGAAAACATTAACTTAGTGTTTACCGGATTGAGACAGGAAATAAAAGAACAGATTTATTTTAAAGACATTTTAGAAATTAAATAACAAAATCATAGTTCTAAAAATCCTTAAAGTTTTTCCTAATTATCAATTACAAATAAAAATTACTTGAAAGAGTTTTACTTTACAAAATTTGAAACCAGAAAGCCCTACAAATCTCTTCCTGAAAATGAAGCCAGAGATTATTTCTTCCAACTTCTTGCAGTAATTACAATTGCATTAGGTTGTTTGTATCTTTATTGGAGATGGACTTTTTCACTTAATCTTGAAGCCATTTGGTTTTCTGTACCTTTGGTAGCTGCTGAAACTCTTAGTTTTGTGGGTACTTTTTTGATTGTAATTAATTATTGGTCAAATAAAGACCAAAAAAAGAAAAAACCTGTTAAAAACCTTTCTGATATTGAACCACTAAACGGAAGAGAAGACCGTCCGTTAAAGATTGATGTTTTTATTGCTACTTACAATGAAGATGCTGAGTTAGTCAGATACAGCATCCGGGATGCCTGTAAGATGAAATATCCACACAAAGAAGTAGATGTTAAAGTTTATGTGATAGATGACGGCAGGCGGGATGGCCGGAATCCGGAAGCACAAAACATGAAGCAGGTTGCAATTGAAGAAGGTGCCGGATATTTTACACGTGAAAACAACGAAGGCTACAAAGCCGGGAATTTACGAAATGCGCTGGCTCAAACTTCCGGAGATTTGTTTGTTATTCTTGATGCAGACACTCGCCCTTTTGAAGGATTATTGGAAAATACCACCGGCTATTTCAGGAATCACCAAATGGCCTGGGTACAGACACCACAGTGGTTTTATGACCTTACTGAATCTGTATCTTTAAAAGATTATCTCATTAGTCGAAAATCAGGTGTATGGAAAGCCCTAGGAAAAATTAGCGGTTTTATTACACAGAGAATTAAAATGCAAAATGATGTTTTCGGTAATGACCCCAGGGTTTTTTATGACGTGATTTTAAGAAAAAGAAATTTATATAATGCTGCTTTTTGTTGTGGTGCAGGCTCTATTCAAAGAAGGGAAGCTGTTATGAATCTGGCGGTAAAGACCTACACAAAAAATGTGCAAAATAAAATCAGTTACTTAAAAAAGTCTGTTAAAAATGAAGCTGATTTAACTGAGCAAATAAATGAAGCCATTACTGCTGAACAACCACGTCCTTTTCATTATCATGCTTCTGAGGATATTTACACTTCACTTTTATTACATGCAGACAAGGAAAAAAAATGGAAAAGTTATCAGCATCCTGACGTAGAGTGTAAAATGTTGTCACCACAGGATTTGGATAGTTGGGTAAAGCAACGAACCAGATATGCCTCCGGATCACTGGAAATTGCATTTAAATCTAACCCAATAACGATGGGTGGGCTAAGCCTGATGCAAAGACTCTCCTACTTTACGACAATCTGGTCTTATTTTGCTCCTTTATGGATTATTGTTTTTTTACTTAGCCCCATCATTTTCTTTTTTACCTTAACTCCCCCCATTCAGGCGTTTAATTTTGATTTCTTCAAATTTTTTGTGCCATTTTTGGTCATGCATACAGTCTTAATGGCTGTTGGCTGCTGGGGCATTTCTACAAAAAGAGGTGACCAGTATTATATCAATAGCTTTTGGTTAATGCTTATGTCTTTATTTACTGCTATTTCAGGAAAAAAAGTGCAGTTTAATGTAACACCAAAAGATAGGCAAACAGGAAAAAATTTAGTACATGTCATTCCCCATATTGTTATTATTACATTAACTGTTTTAGGTATTTTATACAATTCCTGGCTCATTGCTTTTAATTTACACCCCAGTGTTTCCGGATTTGCCGCTAATGTATTTTGGGGTCTATTTAATATTTATAATCTAAATGTCATTATCAGGGCTGCTTATTGGCAACCTGACGAATTAGAATTATCTTCATAAAAAAGTAAAAAAATGTCCAAGTTCAATGCTAACTTTTTGATTAAGCCTGTTTTTTTTATTGTTTGCCTTTTGTTGGCTGTTCATTTAGTCTTATGGCTTGAGCAGCTCAAGCCTTCTGATTTCGGCTTCTACAGAGATATATTCACTAAAGAAGTCATTATTCAAAAAAGAGCAGAATATCCGCTTCGTGAGCCTAAAGGTACTTTGTCTGAACAAGAAATGGAGTTTGCCCGGATTGCCTGGACATATTTTGAGAATAATTATCATGAAGAAACCGGATTTGTCAATAGTGTACAAGATTATCCGGCGGCTACATTATGGGACTTAACCAGTTATATGTTAGGGATGATTTCAGCTTATGAAATAGGTATTATTGACAGTTTTGAGTTTGATAATAGACTAACTACCTACATTCAGTCTCTTTCTGAAATTCAACTATACAGGGACAAATTACCGAATAAAGTTTATAATGCCATTTCCCTTCAAATGGTTGACTATGCCGATCAGCCTACAGAAATGGGTGTTGGTTGGTCAGCTCTTGACATTGGAAGATTTTTTAGTTTTGTTAACAAAGTAGTTTTTGATTATCCGGCATATCATTCATTGCTCAGAAATGCCATCGGTCATTGGCAAATAGATAAAATGATAGATAAAGCAACCATGTATGGTTTGGTATTTAATCCAAAAGACGGGCAACCAATGAGTGTGCAGGAAGGGAAACTCGGCTATGAGCAATATTGCGCAAGAGGCTTAATGATGGCCGGTTATGATGTTTCTGAAGCCATGAAATATACCGACTTCCTAAGATTTGTAAGAATATTTGGCGAAGACATTGCCGTTGACACCAGGGAAATTCGCAGGCATCCTGCACATAACTATATTTTAAGTGAGCCTTATATGCTTGATGGCATTGAATATGGTTGGGATTTTACCTCAAGGGAGTTAGCATACAGAGTTTATAAAGTTCAAAAAGAAAGATACAAAAGAACAGGAATTATAACTGCTGTGAGCGAGGATCATGTTGATGAATCTCCTTATTTTGTATACAATTGCGTATATGCCGATGGTAAAACCTGGGTTTGTGTTGCTGAAAACGGAGATGATGCTGATGAATTCAGGTCACTAAGTACAAAAGCTGCTATTTCATGGTATGTTCTTTATGAAGATGACTATTCAGATGTATTACTCAATGCTGTAAAAAATCTGTACGACCCGGAAAGAGGTTGGTATTCAGGCAGGTATGAAAAAACCGGTGAGATAAATACGGCCATCACTGCAAATACCAATGGTATTATTCTTACAGCTTTAAATTATCTGAAAAATGGTCGGGTTGTAGGGTTTAAATAAAACTACACAGCTAAATACTATAATAAAAGCTAAATACATAGATGCATAGAGTTTAGGGAATTCCATTTCAATTGTAATTTGTTGTCTGAATATAATGCCTTCTAGTATTTTTCTCCAAAACACTAGCTGTTTCATCAGTCATTGCTATTCTCAAAATATCTATTGCCTGATTGAAAGTGAGGATTTTCCCAAATGTACTTCAAAAAAGCCATTCTTGATTCAAAAGAAGATTCTACCTTAAATGGTTCATACTGATTGAACCAGACTACCAGGCGAAATTTAGAGAAATCCGTTGTCAAGGCCTCACTCATTTGCTCTATCCATTGGGCTTTTGATTGAAAATATTGGCCTTCCTCTTCATTCATTCGTTCCCGTGAAGCAGTTTCACATAATAATAGAGGTTTATGAGGTAACTCCTGAGTCAGCATATAATAAATATCAGCTGTTTCTTTCCTGAATGAGCGCCAAACAGGAACTCCGGTTTGACCGGCACCATTAAAAACATCCAGACCTACAAAATCGACATATTCGTCTCCGGGGTAAGCATCCATAATATAATTCCAATGCTCCTGCGGTGTTGACATCGAATTCGGACACCAGACAAATTGTACATTATCTACACCGAGATTCCTGAATATATTCCTGATATGTCTATATGCCCGGATATACAAGTCCGGATTTCTGTCATTTTGTGCGATTGACCATGGATACCAATCTCCGTTAAATTCGTGTAATATACGTAAAAGTACTACTCCTTCTATCTGACTAACCTGCCTTGCCCAATTGGAGAGAAAGTTATCAAAATGTCCTTCAACAATACTGTATAAATTTGGCTGAACACTTTCGTCTTCGAGACCAATAAATCTGGTCTCAAGTGTAATCATTGGAGTATATCCGGCTTGAACAATTGTATTAATACTTTTAACATCCGGATATAGATTCTCAACATGGCCTCCATCAACAGCAAAAGGCTTAAAAAAATGAATGACTCCAAGCTGCTTCTTTTCTTTTTCACTACAATTAAAAAGATTTTCAAAATCTTCAGCAATATTAGAAATCTTTCCTTCAAGACCTTTTTCTGTCCAGGCACCTAAAGTGCTAAAATCGTCTTCATCAGCAGGGTGCGGATGAAAAATAGTTTCTCCGGTAGGTAATTTACCATTTGAAAATGAAAGAAAGTCAAAGTACCACTTTTGGTGCGAGCTATATTGCTCTATATCGGGAAAATCAAACACTACACCCAGCAACATACCACCCCTGTAATTAATATTAAATATTCCGTCTCCCCCTTCATTTGCATTTTCAAAATCTTTGAGTGGAACAGAAATCAACTGCCATTCATCTGAAGCTTTTAATTCTAAAGTATATTCCCATGAATCATCATGTTCTTCTTCAAATTTTCCACTATGGTTATCATCATCTTGAATAATAATTCTCAATGTGTTTTTATCATTTTTTACCGGATTTAA is part of the Chitinophagaceae bacterium genome and encodes:
- a CDS encoding T9SS C-terminal target domain-containing protein gives rise to the protein LAGHYITDDFSDPLKFQFDSNSLDLVVPAGGYLLLWASGDTSRGEFHIPFRLSISGDAVGLYRYDTEDVIDTMSFDFIPTDVSFGRYQDTLRRFFQTPTPEAPNTSQAYTGILDPPVFSHPAGFYSNSFQLGISHTNPDVTIKYTLDGSNPDNNGVVYSNSISIYDRSSEPNNISLIPTNTWHSGHSQGWNPPDGLISKGNVVKARAYHPEKIDASAKGTFFVFPDSSDAYSFPVISIITDSLNLFDADTGIYIPGSNSIPNQYESNNFAGRGIEWERKAHFEYFDTYGDLKLSQGVGLRIHGAYSRSFPQKSLRVYARNLYGNNHLEYPFFDEIPDDAFRRIILRNSGNDWNWTMFRDAVAQSLVSHFNMDVQATQPTITFINGEYWGVHNIRERYDKHYLNRVYGVDPENIDLLEGVAVVKEGDSVFFTDMLDFLDNNDLTDDSIYSIAKTMLDVDNFMDYNSAQVYFGNTDWPHNNIDYWRLRVPYDSTAPKGHDGRFRWLLYDVDRSLGFTPASTDMMTIITSTAPDEIEATVIMRNLIQNQNFQYDFINRMADHLNTVFKEDYVLNRILEFEDYYDSEMSEHSSRWRRPSSYSQWQFRVSVMKTAASQRPGHVRNHIRNYFNISQLHDLTIDVSNTAKGKVQINSILIDGESPGVDTHPYPWTGKYFDGVPLKLKAIPDSGYIFSHWEIDTQSLYSSSINYVLNNQQTIIAHFEADSSLFDCGNETSFVLTCPYSFDYWSENADTGSFPLAMNFVYMDQQDPGIDAEIDGITYGEYNLDNRTRILGLNQQGVGFINTGNADGNPGYPGTRLGGAILRINTTEVDDAHIQWTGGTVLAQSRKYNIRLQYRIGSQGAFIDFTDENGQIVEYEGNLNDGHDSIFGPYNLPEHLINQECIEFFWRYYYSGERLSQSSGARDLLRIDDIIVAPGEAPENPIIPDNLIQEFDIGGPPEVNLHDTVTLFTIFNPEFNYDWHVLNGAVVDESNDYSIIVTWLEEGNGEVGLTVSDSFNCSYTSYFPVLIHPQEEDDTTSVNEIKADENYINIYPNPNDGVFNIEIESNQTNRYEVKLYNVYGRLEGVYKLQSNQTKIVNTDLPPGIYFLEFKNLDNTSIEKRFKKIVLH
- a CDS encoding STAS domain-containing protein codes for the protein MQSLSKISENQYKIIFNELDANSRLLLLKDFDELKAEDKNTIYLNFDNVKHINNSGMLALIELNQAAIKENINLVFTGLRQEIKEQIYFKDILEIK
- a CDS encoding glycosyltransferase gives rise to the protein MTNKNYLKEFYFTKFETRKPYKSLPENEARDYFFQLLAVITIALGCLYLYWRWTFSLNLEAIWFSVPLVAAETLSFVGTFLIVINYWSNKDQKKKKPVKNLSDIEPLNGREDRPLKIDVFIATYNEDAELVRYSIRDACKMKYPHKEVDVKVYVIDDGRRDGRNPEAQNMKQVAIEEGAGYFTRENNEGYKAGNLRNALAQTSGDLFVILDADTRPFEGLLENTTGYFRNHQMAWVQTPQWFYDLTESVSLKDYLISRKSGVWKALGKISGFITQRIKMQNDVFGNDPRVFYDVILRKRNLYNAAFCCGAGSIQRREAVMNLAVKTYTKNVQNKISYLKKSVKNEADLTEQINEAITAEQPRPFHYHASEDIYTSLLLHADKEKKWKSYQHPDVECKMLSPQDLDSWVKQRTRYASGSLEIAFKSNPITMGGLSLMQRLSYFTTIWSYFAPLWIIVFLLSPIIFFFTLTPPIQAFNFDFFKFFVPFLVMHTVLMAVGCWGISTKRGDQYYINSFWLMLMSLFTAISGKKVQFNVTPKDRQTGKNLVHVIPHIVIITLTVLGILYNSWLIAFNLHPSVSGFAANVFWGLFNIYNLNVIIRAAYWQPDELELSS
- a CDS encoding DUF3131 domain-containing protein, yielding MSKFNANFLIKPVFFIVCLLLAVHLVLWLEQLKPSDFGFYRDIFTKEVIIQKRAEYPLREPKGTLSEQEMEFARIAWTYFENNYHEETGFVNSVQDYPAATLWDLTSYMLGMISAYEIGIIDSFEFDNRLTTYIQSLSEIQLYRDKLPNKVYNAISLQMVDYADQPTEMGVGWSALDIGRFFSFVNKVVFDYPAYHSLLRNAIGHWQIDKMIDKATMYGLVFNPKDGQPMSVQEGKLGYEQYCARGLMMAGYDVSEAMKYTDFLRFVRIFGEDIAVDTREIRRHPAHNYILSEPYMLDGIEYGWDFTSRELAYRVYKVQKERYKRTGIITAVSEDHVDESPYFVYNCVYADGKTWVCVAENGDDADEFRSLSTKAAISWYVLYEDDYSDVLLNAVKNLYDPERGWYSGRYEKTGEINTAITANTNGIILTALNYLKNGRVVGFK